In one Rutidosis leptorrhynchoides isolate AG116_Rl617_1_P2 chromosome 8, CSIRO_AGI_Rlap_v1, whole genome shotgun sequence genomic region, the following are encoded:
- the LOC139863694 gene encoding uncharacterized protein, protein MELDTYGCPTCDCIVEDVEHTFFSCPLARDIWRRVRLWLDVDFIDFNLWNGWLCWFENWVASAQFKNRTYAIVATLVWVLWRYRNGVIFSVTPTKKEELFDSIRSFSFAWISSRSKDNIT, encoded by the coding sequence ATGGAATTGGATACATATGGATGTCCGACTTGTGACTGCATTGTTGAAGATGTAGAACATACCTTCTTTTCGTGTCCATTAGCTAGAGATATATGGAGAAGAGTAAGGCTGTGGTTGGATGTTGATTTCATAGATTTTAACTTGTGGAATGGTTGGTTGTGTTGGTTTGAAAACTGGGTTGCTTCGGCTCAGTTTAAAAATCGTACATATGCTATTGTGGCAACATTGGTGTGGGTTCTGTGGAGATATAGAAATGGTGTGATCTTTTCGGTGACTCCGACGAAGAAAGAAGAGTTATTTGATTCTATTAGAAGCTTTTCTTTCGCTTGGATTTCTAGTAGGAGTAAAGATAATATTACTTGA